Proteins encoded by one window of Salvia splendens isolate huo1 chromosome 7, SspV2, whole genome shotgun sequence:
- the LOC121740748 gene encoding NAC transcription factor 56-like: MEGTSSSGGNHHPQMPPGFRFHPTDEELLVYYLKKKAADAPLPAAIIAEVDLYKYDPWELPSKASFGDQEWYFFSPRERKYPNGERPNRAATSGYWKATGTDKPILTDNGTQKIGVKKALVFYGGKPPKGVKTNWIMHEYRLVGDNSTATKPPGINLSKKSSSRLDDWVLCRIFKKNGPASSAEDGLLYSPIPVQEKPSDFSNFFHGNPMPMFPAKEWQVHDDTLNNPSSSSSDQRNISYISLLNQQYPQTIFHQSSVDEDDAALQQSYQLPPSRFQ; the protein is encoded by the exons ATGGAAGGCACCAGCTCCAGCGGCGGCAACCACCACCCGCAGATGCCACCGGGCTTCCGCTTCCACCCCACCGACGAAGAGCTCCTGGTTTACTATCTCAAGAAGAAGGCCGCCGACGCCCCTCTCCCGGCTGCGATCATCGCCGAGGTTGATCTCTACAAATATGACCCCTGGGAACTCCCAA GTAAAGCAAGTTTCGGTGATCAGGAATGGTACTTCTTCAGccctagagagagaaagtaccCCAACGGCGAGCGTCCAAATCGCGCGGCCACGTCGGGATACTGGAAAGCCACCGGCACTGACAAGCCGATCCTCACCGATAACGGCACTCAGAAGATCGGCGTGAAGAAAGCCTTGGTTTTCTACGGCGGCAAACCGCCCAAGGGCGTCAAAACTAATTGGATCATGCACGAATACCGCCTCGTCGGAGATAATTCCACCGCCACTAAACCGCCAGGAATAAATCTCTCTAAAAAATCTTCTTCGCGG CTGGATGATTGGGTTTTATGCCGGATTTTTAAGAAGAACGGCCCGGCTTCGTCTGCGGAAGACGGCCTGCTGTACTCACCTATACCAGTCCAGGAAAAACCCTCTGATTTTTCGAATTTCTTCCATGGAAACCCGATGCCGATGTTTCCGGCGAAGGAGTGGCAAGTGCACGACGACACCTTGAACAACCCTAGCAGCAGCTCGAGTGATCAACGAAATATTTCATATATTTCACTGCTGAATCAGCAATACCCACAAACAATATTCCACCAAAGTTCCGTCGATGAGGATGATGCCGCATTGCAGCAATCATATCAACTCCCCCCTTCACGATTTCAATAA
- the LOC121742651 gene encoding (E,E)-geranyllinalool synthase-like: MESSLLSIESLVNQVKNEIFCKLHSHSDAFVSPSAYDTAWLAMIPHQNNHKIPMFSNCLNWIIQNQKEGGFWAETNEEGIPTIDALPSTLACLIALKMWDPAHPNIESGLRFIESKAEILLKINYQNLPRWFVLTFPAMVELAEAHALPLVFPHGLVTAIAHIFVRRQHILETEELVGDEERRCFPPLLSYLETFPSTYHFDHKETVKRYLSSEGSLFQSPAATAQAFMSTQNMDCLKYLQSLLHKFPSGVPAIYPMDGDLIKLSLVDHVQRLGLAPHFHQDIELLLAQIYRSQQNNKPNPNSSFPLKLFKDAMAFRLLRMHGHDVNPESFCWFVNQPETMEYMEQNSQHFITAMYSVYRATDLAYPGEHQLDEARKFATKLLQNSKTRHRDYNLLISKGLQNMIKYEVDVPWTARLDRLYHRKWIEENKSSPLWIGKASFYRFSCLENTKLRQLAVENFEFMQSIYMRELEELKGWAKKWRLSEMGFGREKTVYTYFAIASCSLFPHNSVMRMIIAKAAIIVTVADDFYDMEGSLPDLEILTDAVQRWEGNGLGGHSKTIFEAVDEFVNDFVTICEPQEGSTVVPKLQQLWRDCFMSWMVERRWSLTGYTPCMDEYLETGMLSIAAHTIALPATPNFFNPNANPLQYQNITKLLMAIARLSNDMQSYQKEVVDGKMNMVMLHWQQNPESGIEESVAHVREMLELKKKELVQLVFSDRFEQEMSKSCKQTHLYCMKVFEMFFNSANLFDSETALMQDINKSIYLPITHRKPFPFTAPSAVPSLKNNDKSKVSARVHTLCTSKSPLHTTNYIKLAPSPKLLHLPIRCNMRLTGIPLPL; the protein is encoded by the exons atggagTCGTCACTGCTGTCAATCGAGTCCCTTGTTAATCaagtgaaaaatgaaatattttgtaaGCTCCATAGCCATAGTGATGCATTTGTGTCCCCCTCAGCCTATGACACTGCTTGGCTTGCCATGATTCCCCACcaaaataatcacaaaattCCCATGTTTTCCAACTGCCTGAATTGGATAATCCAAAACCAAAAAGAAGGTGGGTTTTGGGCAGAAACCAATGAAGAAGGAATTCCCACCATTGATGCTCTCCCCTCTACTCTTGCTTGCTTGATTGCTCTCAAAATGTGGGACCCTGCCCATCCAAATATTGAATCAG GGCTGCGGTTTATTGAGTCGAAGGCGGAGATACTTCTCAAGATAAACTATCAGAACTTGCCGCGGTGGTTCGTGCTGACTTTTCCGGCTATGGTTGAGCTGGCAGAGGCCCACGCGCTTCCTCTTGTTTTCCCTCACGGATTAGTCACAGCTATAGCTCACATTTTCGTCCGGCGTCAACATATTCTTGAAAC GGAAGAGCTAGTTGGAGACGAGGAACGGCGTTGCTTTCCGCCACTCCTTTCATACTTGGAGACATTCCCATCTACTTACCATTTTGATCACAAAGAAACGGTGAAGCGATACTTGAGCAGCGAAGGATCGCTGTTTCAGTCGCCGGCGGCCACTGCTCAAGCCTTTATGTCCACCCAGAATATGGATTGTCTTAAATATCTGCAATCACTCCTTCATAAATTTCCAAGTGGAG TACCTGCAATATATCCTATGGATGGAGACTTGATAAAACTGTCCTTGGTGGACCACGTGCAAAGACTTGGCCTAGCTCCACATTTTCATCAAGATATTGAACTGCTTCTTGCTCAAATCTATAG GAGTCAGCAGAATAATAAACCAAATCCGAACAGCAGTTTCCCCTTGAAATTATTCAAAGATGCAATGGCTTTCCGGCTTCTCCGGATGCATGGACACGACGTTAATCCAG AGAGCTTCTGCTGGTTTGTGAATCAACCAGAAACAATGGAGTATATGGAACAAAACAGCCAACACTTCATCACCGCGATGTACAGTGTTTACAGAGCTACAGATTTAGCATATCCAGGAGAGCACCAATTAGATGAAGCAAGAAAGTTTGCTACTAAATTGCTCCAAAATTCCAAGACCAGGCATAGAGATTATAACTTGTTAATTTCAAAAGGCCTGCAAAATAtg ATCAAGTATGAGGTGGATGTTCCATGGACTGCTCGTCTTGATCGTCTCTATCATAGGAAGTGGATTGAGGAAAACAAAAGCAGCCCTTTATGGATTGGGAAGGCCTCTTTCTACAG GTTTTCCTGCCTTGAGAACACCAAGTTGAGGCAGCTGgctgttgaaaattttgaatttatgcaGTCAATATACATGCGTGAATTAGAGGAGCTTAAAGG GTGGGCGAAGAAATGGAGGCTTAGTGAGATGGGATTTGGAAGGGAGAAGACAGTTTATACCTATTTTGCAATTGCTTCTTGCTCTCTCTTTCCTCACAATTCAGTCATGAGGATGATTATTGCAAAGGCTGCCATAATTGTGACAGTCGCTGATGACTTTTATGACATGGAAGGTTCCTTGCCTGACTTGGAAATTTTGACTGATGCAGTTCAAAG ATGGGAGGGCAATGGATTAGGGGGCCATAGCAAGACGATCTTTGAGGCGGTAGATGAGTTTGTGAATGACTTCGTTACAATATGCGAGCCACAAGAAGGAAGCACAGTAGTGCCCAAGTTGCAACAACTT TGGCGTGATTGCTTCATGTCGTGGATGGTGGAGAGAAGATGGAGTCTAACAGGGTACACACCATGCATGGATGAATACCTAGAAACCGGGATGCTGTCGATCGCAGCACACACAATAGCTCTTCCAGCCACCCCTAATTTCTTCAACCCAAATGCAAACCCTCTTCAATACCAAAACATCACCAAATTGCTCATGGCCATCGCACGTTTATCAAACGACATGCAGAGTTATCAA AAAGAAGTGGTGGATGGAAAGATGAACATGGTGATGCTCCACTGGCAGCAAAATCCCGAGAGTGGCATCGAAGAATCAGTAGCGCATGTGAGAGAGATGCTGGAGCtgaaaaagaaagaattggtgcagcTTGTGTTCTCAGACAGATTTGAACAAGAAATGAGTAAATCTTGCAAGCAAACACATTTATATTGCATGAAGGTGTTTGAGATGTTCTTCAACTCAGCCAATCTCTTTGACAGTGAAACTGCACTTATGCAAGATATAAACAAGTCCATCTACCTTCCCATTACTCATCGCAAACCCTTCCCATTTACCGCTCCTAGTGCTGTTCCCTCGCTCAAAAACAACGACAAGTCCAAGGTTTCCGCTCGCGTCCACACCCTCTGCACCTCAAAGTCACCACTACACACCACCAATTATATCAAACTTGCACCCTCACCAAAACTACTACACCTTCCCATAAGATGTAATATGCGTCTCACCGGCATCCCGTTGCCACTATAA